A region of the Deltaproteobacteria bacterium GWC2_65_14 genome:
TACGAGCTCGATTTCGCCTACTCCATGGACGGCGTCGGGCGCTTCCGCTGCAACCTGTACCGCCAGCGCGGGTCGATCGCGTTCACCGCGCGCCACGTGGCGGACAAGATCCCGACCGCCGCGGAGCTGGGTCTGCCCGACTTCCTCCGGGAATGCGTGATGCAGAAGCAGGGGCTCGTGCTGGTCACCGGTTCGAACGGTCACGGGAAGACCACCACCCTGGCCAACCTCGTGGACGCCATCAACCGAGAGCGCAAGGTGAACATCATCACGATCGAGGACCCGATCGAGTACACCCACCGCCACAAGAGCTCGAACGTCAACCAGCGGGAGATCGGGACCGACACCCTCTCCTTCTCCGACGGGCTTCGCCACATCTTCCGCCAGAACCCCGACGTGATCGTCATCGGGGAGATGCGGGACTACGAGAGCTTCGCGATCGCCCTCACGGCGGCCGAGACGGGGCACCTCGTCATCGGGACGGTCCACTCGCTGAACGCCACGGCGGCGATCGACCGGATCGTCGACATCTTCCCCCCGACCCAGCATGGCCAGATCCGCGCCCAGCTGGCCGACTGCCTGCTCGTGGTCTTCTCGCAGCGTCTCCTGCGCCGGGCCTCCGGCAGCGGACGCGTCCTGGCCTGGGAGAAGATGAGCAGCTCCCTGCGGGTGCGCAACGCCATCCGGGAGGGGAAGGTTCACCTCCTGCGCGGGATGATGCAGTCGAACGTCGAGGAGCTGGTGAGCATCGACTGGAACCTCGCGGAACTGGTCTCCTCCGGGAAGGTGAAGTACGACGAGGCGCTCAAATATGCCGACAGCGCGCCCTACCTCAACGACCTGCTGAAGGTCCGCAAGGTCTACAAGTAGGGGAATTTCCGGACCGCGGGAGACGGAGGGAGGGACGATGATCGGGAAGCGGATCCGCCTGGAGCGGATCGTCGACCGGAACACCCGCAGGACCGTCATCGTCCCGATGGACCACGGGATGACGGTGGGGCCGATCCCCGGCCTGGTGCAGATCCCGCCCATGGCGAATCTGGTCGCGGAGGGAGGGGCCAACGCCGCCGTCGTGCACCGCGGGGCCGCCATGTTCGGCCACCGCGGCTACGGGAAGGACCTCGGGCTGATCCTGCACCTCTCCGCCAGCACCAGCCTCTCTCCGGATTCGAACGCCAAGGTCCCTGTCGCCACCGTCGAGGACGCCCTCCAGATGGGGGCCGACGCCGTGTCGATCCATGTGAACCTCGGGGCGGAGGACGAGGCCCGGATGCTCCGGGACTTCGGGGAGATCTCCAGCGCCTGCCAGCGGTGGGGAATGCCGCTGCTGGCGATGATCTACACGCGGGGGCCCAGGATCCCGAACGAATACGACGTCCGGTATGTCCGCCACGCGGCCCGCGTGGGCGCCGAAATGGGGGCCGACATCGTGAAGGTCCCCTACACGGGAAGCCCCGAGACCTTCCGCGAGGTCGTCGAGGGTTGCGCCTCCCCCGTAGTGATCGCGGGGGGGGAGAAGATGGGGAGCGACGAGGAGGTCCTCCGCATGGTCCAGGCGGCGATCCAGGTGGGGGGCGCCGGGGCCTCCATCGGCCGGAACGTCTTCCAGCACAAGTCGCCGGTCCTCATGACCCGGGCGATCGTGGCGGTCGTCCACGAGGGAGCCACGATCCGGGAGGCGCTCGGGATCCTCGGGAAGAAGGGGAAATGATGGGGCCGGTCCTGTGGGCGAGGATCATCCCCTGGGACAAGGAGATGGTGGAGGCGGCCCTCGAGTCGGGGGTCGGGACGCTCTGGATCCCGGACGGGTGCCTCCGCCAGACCCGGGAACTCGGAAGGATCTCCGCGGTCTGCGCGGAGGGGGAGATCCGCGAGGGGAGGGATTTCCGCGTCATCGAACTGCGGGGGAAGGAGGACGAGACGGCCATTCTCGACTCCCCCCCCGACGCGCTCTGGGTGGTCGTCCCGAGGGAGCGGGAGGTGATCCCGCTTGAGAACCTCGTCGCCTGGCGCAGGAAGATCCTGGCGGTCGCCCGGACGCCGGAAGAGGTCGCCCTCTACCGGGGAGTGCTCGAGCGGGGGGTGCACGGGATCGTCCTGTCGGCCGACTCCCCCGCCCGGATGCGGGAGATGGCGGCCGCGGGCCGGCAGGTGGACGAGAGGGTGCCGCTGGTCCCGGGAAGGGTCACCGAAGTGTCCTCCCTGGGGATCGGCGACCGGGTCTGCGTGGACACCTGTTCCCTGATCGAGGGGAGCCGGGGGATGCTGACGGGAAATTCCAGCGCCGGTCTTTTCCTCGTCTGCGCGGAGAACCGCCCGAACCCGTATGTCCTCCCGCGGCCGTTCCGGGTGAACGCGGGCGCGGTCCATTCCTACTGCCGGCTTCCCGGCGGCCGCACCGCCTATCTCTCGGAACTCCGCTCGGGAGCGGAGGTGCTGCTGGTGAACGAGGGCGGGGCCGGGGAGAGGGCCTGCGTGGGAAGGGTCAAGGTGGAGCGAAGGCCGCTGCTCCTGGTCCGCGCGGAGGGGCCCACGGGGAGGAGCCATTCCGCGGTTCTCCAGAACGCGGAGACGGTCCGCCTGGTGGAACCGGGGGGAGAGGCGCTCTCGGTGGCATCCCTTTCCGTCGGCGATTCCGTCCTGCTCGCGGAGGAGGCGGCGGGGCGTCACTTCGGGGTGGCGGTC
Encoded here:
- a CDS encoding fructose-bisphosphate aldolase (catalyzes the reversible formation of fructose 1,6-bisphosphate from glycerone phosphate and D-glyceraldehyde 3-phosphate) yields the protein MIGKRIRLERIVDRNTRRTVIVPMDHGMTVGPIPGLVQIPPMANLVAEGGANAAVVHRGAAMFGHRGYGKDLGLILHLSASTSLSPDSNAKVPVATVEDALQMGADAVSIHVNLGAEDEARMLRDFGEISSACQRWGMPLLAMIYTRGPRIPNEYDVRYVRHAARVGAEMGADIVKVPYTGSPETFREVVEGCASPVVIAGGEKMGSDEEVLRMVQAAIQVGGAGASIGRNVFQHKSPVLMTRAIVAVVHEGATIREALGILGKKGK